One Sulfolobus sp. S-194 DNA segment encodes these proteins:
- the hypD gene encoding hydrogenase formation protein HypD: MSDELPKILKYYRNPTLAKSITEKIDELARKIEENIAIMHVCGSHEWTITHYGIRALLPENVQVRAGPGCPVCITPAKDIDDAVKLALDGVVVMTYGDMSRSKGTKMSLQDAKALGADVRIIYGVQDAVQMARKEPNKEFVFFAVGMDTTAPATAYEILSSVPPNLSFLVSYRYTPSIQGSVMESNVLGIDAFISAGHSATITGMKPYYEYFLRTKKPVVFSGFEPLDILLSVYMLLRQIYENKPKLENEYTRAVTWEGNVKAQNAMEKVFDLEDGYVRGVAVFPKAGFRLKDEFKHVDTRERYGLKKGISTEDEYVTGARCGEVVMGLIDPPECPLYMKVCKPEDPKGAPMVSQEGTCWIWAHHKITNLVPKCKR, translated from the coding sequence ATGAGTGATGAGCTTCCAAAAATATTAAAATATTATAGAAATCCTACATTAGCAAAGAGTATTACAGAAAAGATTGATGAGTTGGCAAGAAAGATAGAAGAGAATATTGCAATAATGCATGTCTGTGGTTCCCATGAATGGACAATAACACATTATGGTATAAGAGCATTGTTACCAGAAAATGTCCAGGTGAGAGCCGGACCAGGATGCCCAGTATGCATAACTCCAGCTAAAGATATTGACGATGCTGTAAAGTTAGCCTTAGACGGTGTAGTAGTTATGACATATGGTGATATGAGTAGATCAAAAGGAACTAAAATGAGTCTACAAGATGCCAAAGCATTGGGTGCAGATGTGAGAATTATTTATGGAGTCCAAGATGCTGTTCAAATGGCTAGAAAGGAACCAAATAAAGAGTTCGTATTTTTCGCTGTAGGAATGGATACTACAGCACCAGCAACGGCTTATGAAATACTTTCTAGTGTCCCGCCAAACTTAAGTTTTCTAGTTTCTTATAGATACACACCATCAATACAAGGCTCTGTTATGGAGTCAAACGTACTAGGAATAGATGCATTTATCTCTGCTGGTCATTCAGCCACTATAACTGGCATGAAACCATATTACGAGTACTTTTTAAGGACTAAAAAACCTGTAGTATTTTCTGGTTTTGAACCACTAGACATTTTACTTTCAGTATACATGTTACTAAGACAAATATACGAGAATAAACCTAAATTAGAAAATGAGTATACGAGGGCTGTAACTTGGGAAGGAAATGTTAAAGCTCAAAATGCAATGGAAAAAGTATTTGATCTTGAAGATGGATATGTACGAGGAGTTGCTGTTTTCCCTAAGGCAGGATTTAGGCTTAAGGATGAATTTAAACATGTAGATACTAGGGAAAGATATGGATTAAAGAAAGGTATATCCACCGAGGATGAGTATGTAACTGGAGCCAGATGCGGAGAGGTAGTGATGGGATTAATTGACCCACCAGAATGCCCATTATATATGAAAGTTTGTAAACCAGAAGATCCTAAAGGAGCACCGATGGTATCTCAAGAAGGAACTTGTTGGATATGGGCCCATCATAAAATCACTAATTTAGTACCTAAATGTAAGAGGTGA
- a CDS encoding class II aldolase/adducin family protein, translating to MIGNTYCKLCQTSEQQLKEELVKTVRAFYYKGLITNAGGNQSARLPGSDKIWITPSGYPRMSLTAEDLIAVDINGNVIEGDLKPSIEVYAHLEVYKRRPDVNAVIHAHVPYVMGATISGFLETTHGEAAAILGEIKIIPYYHPGTKELAKAVGEAFQGVGMKVPRVVITLNHGAFSAGACIHEARAFMEILDEWSRFNVAAKTLGGIKHKLTLLDLRKPGAGYIRAVKFGGRSGKMS from the coding sequence ATGATAGGGAACACTTATTGTAAACTATGCCAAACTAGCGAACAACAATTAAAGGAAGAGCTAGTAAAAACTGTAAGGGCATTTTATTATAAAGGATTAATAACTAACGCCGGCGGTAACCAAAGTGCGCGATTACCAGGTAGTGATAAAATCTGGATAACTCCATCAGGTTATCCAAGGATGAGTTTAACTGCTGAAGACTTAATTGCTGTGGATATTAACGGAAATGTAATAGAAGGAGATCTAAAACCATCAATAGAAGTATATGCACATTTAGAAGTATACAAAAGAAGGCCAGACGTTAATGCAGTAATTCATGCCCATGTACCATACGTAATGGGGGCAACAATATCTGGTTTTCTAGAAACTACTCACGGAGAGGCTGCAGCAATTTTGGGTGAAATTAAGATTATACCATATTATCATCCTGGAACCAAAGAATTAGCTAAAGCAGTAGGAGAAGCTTTTCAAGGAGTAGGGATGAAAGTACCTAGAGTGGTAATTACATTAAATCACGGAGCTTTTTCAGCTGGAGCTTGTATCCATGAGGCAAGGGCTTTTATGGAAATCTTGGATGAGTGGTCAAGATTTAATGTTGCCGCTAAGACACTTGGTGGAATTAAGCATAAATTAACTTTATTGGACTTAAGAAAACCTGGGGCTGGATATATTAGGGCGGTGAAATTTGGAGGAAGATCTGGTAAAATGTCTTGA
- a CDS encoding HypC/HybG/HupF family hydrogenase formation chaperone, protein MEYDPYDIAHVGKIIEIQGEEARVDFNGIIRSVKISLVNAKVGDYVLVHAGYAIKVLNAEEVEEDLKNKLKSLLSD, encoded by the coding sequence ATGGAATATGACCCCTATGATATTGCACATGTTGGAAAAATCATAGAAATTCAAGGTGAAGAGGCTAGGGTTGATTTTAATGGAATTATAAGGAGTGTTAAAATTTCTTTAGTTAATGCTAAAGTTGGTGATTATGTTTTAGTCCATGCTGGTTACGCTATTAAAGTTTTAAACGCTGAAGAAGTTGAGGAAGATTTAAAGAATAAACTTAAATCTCTTTTATCTGATTAA
- a CDS encoding hydrogenase maturation protease yields MSKIIIGVGNRLMGDDGFGSCLAEILKEFIFNADVIDLGLSPLFNIELDNYNTIIILDIANINDEYGIYELKANQNLEPLTHDLGLSILLKMYDNKKFYLIACKPESIDIREGLSEKCIERIEKILPIFKRFLEEQGIKTNFNIPDIIRYIKEKCVYNPEKSK; encoded by the coding sequence ATGAGCAAAATAATTATAGGCGTTGGTAATAGGTTAATGGGCGATGATGGTTTTGGTTCATGTTTAGCTGAGATACTTAAAGAATTCATTTTTAATGCTGATGTAATAGATTTGGGTTTATCACCTTTATTCAATATTGAGCTAGATAACTATAATACTATAATAATTTTAGATATAGCTAATATAAATGATGAATATGGAATATATGAGCTTAAAGCTAATCAAAACTTAGAACCTTTAACTCATGATCTAGGTCTATCTATTTTGCTTAAAATGTATGACAATAAGAAGTTTTATCTAATAGCTTGTAAACCAGAAAGTATAGATATTAGAGAAGGATTATCGGAGAAATGTATTGAGAGAATCGAAAAAATATTACCAATTTTTAAGCGTTTTTTAGAGGAACAAGGAATAAAAACGAACTTCAATATTCCTGATATTATAAGATATATTAAAGAGAAATGTGTATATAACCCGGAAAAGAGTAAATAA
- a CDS encoding nickel-dependent hydrogenase large subunit, producing the protein MKIEPITRVEGHLGVDVNIENKVYTDAKVKITMFRGFELLLKNKKLNLAPNIAGKICGVCGATHTLVSIEALEMTTGVYPSSGVIDLRNVAYALADIMYNNVTVAFLFEGIDFSSPIIASFTPSQYERALNTPCVYKDRHGYQKVSDLMDNLYYKGEIYKNSLKISTKLRDLATLIWLRYPQPVSLRIGGIDIRDLNVVDKIKQGLNEIKNDIEKLFYIALELREFYKGVYKDIGANFVTYGLLESHDYNASYEEMDKWGSTRFIPPALIKKGELVLTNLRDILLGVRVYIENSAYDQWNQTVFNDPLGNKVDLYHPWNKETKLKSFKGDYLFTVKQAFNSEEFMPSTGDIARLYAYRVIKGKPKAFDYEWEYIANDVTERFFARVFSVGLLYEYLMNVEVSKEMKQYKRKESELAVGAHDAPRGGNAHWVISKGDTITRYQIITPTDRNFSSNGGPVEVSIIGQRVTEEVEKPSGLDVLRVIRSFDPCSACAVHIIGKDYVLEKLI; encoded by the coding sequence ATGAAGATTGAACCCATAACTAGAGTTGAAGGTCATTTAGGTGTAGATGTAAATATTGAGAACAAGGTTTACACAGACGCAAAGGTAAAAATAACTATGTTTAGAGGTTTTGAACTTTTACTAAAGAATAAAAAACTAAACCTAGCTCCAAATATTGCTGGTAAAATTTGTGGCGTTTGTGGTGCTACACATACTTTGGTTTCTATTGAGGCTTTGGAAATGACTACGGGAGTTTATCCCTCTTCAGGGGTTATTGATTTAAGAAACGTTGCATACGCATTAGCTGATATTATGTATAATAACGTTACTGTAGCGTTTCTTTTTGAAGGCATTGATTTCTCCTCTCCGATAATAGCTTCTTTTACTCCTTCTCAATATGAGAGAGCATTAAACACTCCGTGTGTTTATAAAGATCGTCATGGTTATCAGAAAGTTTCTGATTTGATGGATAATTTATATTATAAAGGAGAAATATATAAGAATTCGTTAAAGATTTCTACTAAATTAAGGGATTTAGCTACTTTAATTTGGTTAAGATATCCTCAGCCAGTGTCTTTAAGGATTGGAGGTATCGATATTAGGGATCTTAATGTTGTTGACAAAATCAAACAAGGACTTAATGAAATAAAGAATGATATAGAGAAATTATTCTATATTGCATTAGAACTAAGAGAATTTTACAAAGGTGTTTATAAAGATATAGGTGCAAATTTCGTAACTTATGGTCTTTTAGAATCGCATGATTATAATGCCTCTTATGAAGAAATGGATAAGTGGGGTTCAACAAGATTTATTCCGCCAGCGTTAATAAAGAAAGGTGAATTAGTTTTAACTAATTTAAGAGATATTTTACTAGGAGTTAGGGTTTATATCGAAAATTCAGCATATGATCAATGGAACCAAACTGTATTTAATGATCCTTTAGGGAATAAAGTTGATTTGTATCATCCATGGAATAAAGAGACTAAACTGAAGAGCTTTAAAGGAGACTACTTATTTACGGTTAAGCAAGCTTTTAACTCAGAAGAATTCATGCCATCTACTGGAGATATAGCAAGGCTTTATGCATATAGAGTGATTAAAGGAAAACCTAAAGCCTTTGATTACGAATGGGAATACATTGCTAATGATGTTACTGAAAGATTCTTTGCAAGAGTCTTTAGTGTAGGTTTACTCTATGAATATTTAATGAATGTGGAAGTAAGTAAGGAGATGAAACAATATAAGAGAAAAGAGAGTGAGTTGGCCGTGGGAGCTCATGATGCACCTAGAGGTGGTAATGCTCATTGGGTTATATCAAAGGGTGACACAATCACAAGATACCAAATTATAACTCCCACAGATAGAAACTTTAGCAGTAATGGCGGACCAGTAGAGGTAAGCATTATTGGGCAAAGAGTTACTGAAGAAGTAGAGAAACCTTCTGGTTTAGATGTTTTACGTGTCATAAGAAGTTTTGATCCTTGCTCTGCATGTGCTGTACATATTATAGGCAAAGATTACGTTTTGGAGAAGCTGATATGA
- a CDS encoding Ni,Fe-hydrogenase I small subunit — protein sequence MDYCEALEKILKSNIVWIEAQSCSGESINILKSGCRSLENLFFNSSPFKLYSTICGEKCGKDYLNELLSQKDFVLVIEGAIPKGKDELCYVGEYTCSQLISMLAEKAKAIIAVGSCAVNGGIIRELGYVGVSEFLGKKVYEVPGCPASEKMMVAAIYYALTGDAK from the coding sequence ATGGATTATTGTGAAGCACTAGAGAAGATATTAAAAAGTAATATTGTTTGGATTGAAGCTCAATCTTGCTCTGGTGAAAGTATAAATATATTAAAAAGTGGTTGTAGATCATTAGAAAATTTATTCTTTAATTCCTCTCCTTTTAAATTATATTCGACTATATGTGGAGAAAAGTGTGGAAAAGATTATCTTAATGAGTTACTTTCCCAGAAGGATTTCGTTCTTGTTATTGAGGGCGCAATTCCAAAAGGAAAAGACGAGCTTTGTTATGTTGGAGAATATACATGCTCTCAACTAATTTCCATGTTAGCTGAAAAGGCTAAAGCAATTATTGCAGTTGGTTCATGTGCAGTAAATGGGGGTATCATTAGAGAATTAGGATATGTAGGGGTAAGCGAGTTTTTAGGTAAAAAGGTTTATGAAGTGCCTGGTTGTCCAGCATCTGAGAAAATGATGGTTGCTGCAATTTACTATGCTTTGACCGGCGATGCAAAATGA
- a CDS encoding HoxN/HupN/NixA family nickel/cobalt transporter has protein sequence MGPSVKINIKEAHTEATFLILGILAYLFGLRHAVDADHLAAIDNATRKLVQEKKSSYFTGLFFSLGHSTIVILLSIALMIATRIITSDIPRLENLGSIIGTLISGGFLYIIGFLNLLVLLEIYNMYKIYSRERQLNEKKLEELLLKRGFINRYFNKLFKIVDRQYYMYPIGVLFGLGFDTASETAVLAISAATAGVFLKIPLWSLLVFPFLFTAGMTLIDTTDGFFMNSAYGWAFMGSPIRKLWYNLTMTTISIIVAYIVGTFELLGLIQSEFNLSGIFWNWIATINGETYWSSIGIIIASTFAITWALSYILYKIKIENYDKL, from the coding sequence ATAGGCCCATCGGTAAAGATAAATATTAAAGAAGCTCATACAGAGGCAACATTTTTAATACTAGGAATACTAGCTTATTTATTTGGATTACGCCACGCTGTTGATGCAGATCATTTAGCAGCTATAGATAATGCTACAAGGAAATTGGTTCAGGAGAAAAAATCGTCATATTTTACTGGGTTATTCTTTTCTTTAGGGCACTCCACAATTGTTATTCTTTTAAGCATAGCGTTAATGATAGCTACCAGAATAATTACCTCTGACATACCTAGATTAGAAAATTTAGGCTCTATTATTGGTACGCTTATTAGCGGTGGATTTTTATACATTATAGGATTTTTAAATCTATTAGTGCTTCTGGAGATTTATAATATGTATAAAATATATAGCAGAGAAAGACAACTTAATGAGAAGAAACTGGAAGAATTACTACTAAAAAGAGGATTTATAAACCGATATTTTAATAAATTATTCAAAATTGTTGATAGACAATATTATATGTATCCAATAGGGGTTCTATTTGGCTTAGGTTTTGATACAGCATCGGAGACAGCAGTATTAGCAATATCCGCTGCTACTGCAGGAGTATTTCTTAAAATACCTTTATGGAGTTTATTAGTCTTCCCATTCTTATTTACAGCTGGAATGACATTAATCGATACTACAGATGGGTTCTTTATGAATTCAGCCTATGGATGGGCATTTATGGGAAGTCCAATTAGGAAATTATGGTATAATCTTACGATGACAACTATTTCGATAATAGTCGCATATATTGTAGGAACCTTTGAGCTATTAGGATTAATACAATCGGAATTTAATCTTTCCGGTATTTTCTGGAATTGGATAGCAACAATAAATGGAGAAACATACTGGTCAAGCATTGGAATAATAATTGCTAGCACTTTTGCAATAACATGGGCGTTATCATACATATTATATAAAATAAAAATAGAAAATTATGATAAATTATAG
- a CDS encoding APC family permease, translated as MVRKSIDSIHTRISDLKGNVLHILDLIPLSTSSVAPTFSIAAAYGVMVSLAGPQAIMSTFLTAIPFILVALIFRQFNIHYPNSGASYYWSTKIIGKKFGAFQAWVVTLAYFFSIPPIVIPAGEYTLALLYSLRIISHSVYSSRFWVAFSGIIWIIISAIPLILGAKPTARFTETFLIIELIILGLFLGFGFTNFKVINSFNISWFFDPNVNWSRIILAMIVAATIVDGWEIDSYSSEESKKPRQWPGLSGIIGLISVLIIYAITMPLMTIETPLNSLSGSVDPLFTWAQNIVPSYAWLINLAVLTSTASSLWLTAFILSRAWYAMARDNLLPSIFGWIHERFRSPWANILIISGLNILINTLMLVSPSVQSFFTIVLGTAGIFLAMEFFLDSISGIVFFWFKHKPMGRESLKEHVHWIYRMISVLSSLGLGTIVILGLYFSPFTIGQEFIYIFVGLLVFSILLVYRSKK; from the coding sequence ATGGTAAGAAAGTCTATTGATAGTATTCATACCAGAATATCAGATCTTAAAGGAAATGTGTTACATATTCTGGATTTAATACCTTTATCAACGTCCTCAGTAGCTCCTACTTTTAGTATTGCTGCAGCTTATGGAGTAATGGTATCATTAGCAGGGCCTCAAGCGATAATGTCAACGTTTTTAACTGCAATCCCTTTCATATTAGTTGCATTAATATTTAGGCAGTTCAATATTCACTATCCTAATTCAGGAGCTTCATACTATTGGAGTACGAAGATTATAGGGAAAAAGTTTGGGGCCTTTCAAGCTTGGGTAGTAACTTTAGCTTACTTCTTTTCAATTCCACCAATAGTTATTCCTGCAGGTGAATACACTCTTGCTTTGCTTTATTCCCTTAGGATAATTTCACACAGTGTATATTCTAGTCGATTTTGGGTTGCATTTAGTGGAATAATATGGATAATAATTTCTGCAATACCCCTTATTTTAGGGGCTAAGCCTACAGCAAGATTTACTGAAACTTTCTTAATAATAGAACTTATAATTTTAGGACTTTTCCTCGGCTTTGGTTTCACAAATTTTAAGGTCATAAATTCCTTCAATATTAGCTGGTTCTTTGATCCAAATGTGAATTGGAGCAGGATAATACTTGCAATGATAGTAGCTGCAACTATAGTAGATGGATGGGAAATCGATAGTTACTCCTCAGAAGAATCAAAGAAACCTAGACAATGGCCTGGTTTAAGTGGAATAATAGGTCTAATCAGCGTCCTTATAATATATGCAATAACGATGCCTTTAATGACTATAGAGACTCCTTTAAATTCACTATCAGGTAGTGTAGATCCATTATTCACATGGGCTCAAAACATAGTTCCCTCATATGCATGGTTAATTAACCTAGCAGTTCTCACTTCTACCGCAAGCTCTCTTTGGCTAACTGCCTTCATATTAAGTAGAGCTTGGTACGCAATGGCTAGGGATAATCTTTTACCTTCAATCTTTGGTTGGATCCACGAAAGATTTAGAAGTCCTTGGGCAAACATACTCATTATATCGGGGTTAAATATCTTAATTAACACTCTAATGTTAGTTTCTCCTTCGGTCCAATCATTCTTCACAATAGTATTAGGTACTGCGGGAATATTCTTAGCAATGGAATTCTTCCTAGACAGCATTTCGGGGATAGTTTTCTTCTGGTTCAAACATAAACCTATGGGTAGAGAAAGTCTAAAAGAGCATGTTCATTGGATATATAGAATGATATCAGTCTTGTCTTCTCTAGGTTTAGGGACTATTGTAATCTTAGGATTATACTTTAGCCCTTTTACTATAGGTCAAGAGTTCATATACATTTTCGTGGGATTACTGGTCTTCTCAATACTCCTTGTATATAGATCCAAAAAATAA
- a CDS encoding alkaline phosphatase family protein translates to MKRHLIVILCTLFLLTTISHASATKTPIQHVIIIIEENHSFDNLFGTYPFGWPPIINNVTLSVMWVDGLYNNYTQLEKSKNGVLSWINVPNVPWLPILGYSHPYYANAYDTVDPYEGWNAYHGDYWFGNPIGFVYYSGSQSMAYFSYQQAWILWDYAEEYVLADDYFAPVLGLTEPNRVAYLTGFPPNFYSDEASNAIPYNDTIFYQLSSHDISWGYYVYDYKGGIPWPLNAFIHMNQAKSNIYSLSNFFYDLKSGNLPEVSWVMLIGCSSDYYDMHPPYNITVGEIELVKIINSVMESKFWNSTVIFITFDEGGGYFDQVVPPAINHYGLGQRIPLLIISPYAKEGWVDNYTLSGYTLLAFIDYNWGLPWLTQWVENSDVQGLLEAFNFSSSPRPPIILAPDNWTYPIPLQYTIHYGYIAKVPNYTSYAQNYPAPAISFLLPLEVIAFALLFAGVKKRFLVLSALLLFLLTLGISMYYYQVDNIYSFISEYYVYSSLFGFLVSGVVYLRKRGK, encoded by the coding sequence ATGAAGAGACATCTTATCGTGATTCTATGCACACTTTTTCTCTTAACTACTATTTCTCATGCAAGCGCTACAAAGACTCCTATTCAGCATGTTATTATAATAATTGAGGAAAACCATTCTTTTGACAACCTCTTTGGTACTTATCCATTTGGTTGGCCCCCAATAATTAATAATGTCACTTTATCAGTAATGTGGGTAGATGGGTTATATAATAATTATACTCAGCTTGAGAAAAGTAAAAATGGTGTATTATCATGGATTAACGTTCCAAACGTCCCTTGGTTGCCAATACTAGGTTATTCTCATCCATATTACGCTAACGCTTACGATACTGTGGATCCCTATGAAGGGTGGAACGCTTATCACGGAGACTATTGGTTTGGTAATCCTATAGGTTTTGTTTATTATTCCGGCTCACAATCAATGGCTTACTTCTCCTATCAACAAGCTTGGATCTTATGGGATTACGCCGAAGAATATGTTCTGGCTGACGATTATTTTGCTCCAGTTTTAGGATTAACAGAACCTAATAGAGTTGCATATTTAACTGGTTTCCCACCAAACTTTTACTCAGATGAAGCTTCAAATGCTATTCCCTATAACGATACAATATTCTATCAGCTCTCCTCTCACGACATAAGCTGGGGTTACTATGTTTACGATTATAAAGGAGGTATTCCTTGGCCTCTAAATGCTTTTATTCATATGAATCAAGCAAAGAGTAATATTTATTCTCTCTCCAATTTCTTCTACGATTTGAAGTCTGGAAATTTACCAGAAGTAAGTTGGGTTATGCTAATCGGTTGTAGTAGCGATTATTATGATATGCACCCGCCATACAATATAACTGTTGGTGAGATTGAATTAGTTAAGATAATAAATTCTGTAATGGAAAGTAAATTCTGGAACTCTACTGTTATTTTCATAACTTTCGATGAGGGTGGAGGCTATTTTGACCAGGTTGTACCTCCAGCAATTAATCATTATGGTTTAGGTCAAAGAATACCGCTTCTAATCATATCACCTTACGCTAAGGAAGGATGGGTAGATAACTACACCTTAAGTGGTTATACTTTATTAGCCTTTATTGACTATAATTGGGGTTTGCCTTGGCTTACTCAATGGGTTGAAAATAGCGATGTACAAGGGTTATTAGAGGCATTTAATTTCTCCTCATCTCCAAGACCTCCAATAATATTAGCTCCAGATAACTGGACTTATCCAATTCCATTACAATACACAATTCATTATGGTTATATTGCAAAAGTACCTAATTATACTTCATATGCACAAAATTATCCTGCACCAGCAATATCTTTCTTATTACCACTAGAGGTAATAGCTTTTGCATTACTATTTGCTGGGGTTAAGAAGAGATTCCTAGTATTATCTGCTTTACTACTTTTCCTATTAACTTTAGGGATATCTATGTACTATTATCAAGTGGATAACATATATTCATTTATTTCCGAATATTACGTTTACTCTTCATTATTTGGATTTCTAGTAAGTGGAGTTGTATACTTGAGGAAAAGGGGAAAATAG
- a CDS encoding energy-coupling factor transporter transmembrane protein EcfT, with protein sequence MDLSFLYENPITQNIISWYLVLFGIALPVLLIFWWIGLKGFVELTRYEKGESFLYKMNPITKILFGIVIMAVASTTIWWIGALLTFAILPLYLTLNNGLKKFGYVLMLALSSLIGSTWAIAPYTPPYILNEVFPNQNPITVWVWPSYFSIMGYVPDLTFQAIYYGLQTAFRITVTLVSALLLVVSTSVSDLFKSFTQIKVPLAITFSLMVGFRTIPTIFELLDTSLKMQILRGLGYGKPRILRSFYYIIGAVMAIVPTMVYLFRGAKSLAISADTRGFRAYPKRTLLKEPQITKYDYIMFSIIISLVILDIIANMIGFGRSIPYVGL encoded by the coding sequence ATGGATCTATCTTTTCTATATGAAAATCCCATAACTCAGAATATAATAAGTTGGTATTTGGTCCTTTTTGGCATAGCCTTACCAGTACTTTTAATATTTTGGTGGATAGGATTAAAGGGGTTTGTTGAACTAACGAGATATGAAAAAGGCGAATCCTTTTTATACAAAATGAATCCCATTACTAAGATACTCTTCGGAATAGTCATAATGGCAGTTGCATCAACCACTATATGGTGGATTGGAGCTTTATTAACATTTGCAATATTACCGCTTTACCTTACGTTAAATAACGGTTTAAAGAAATTTGGTTATGTCTTAATGCTTGCATTGTCATCTTTAATAGGTTCTACATGGGCAATAGCACCATATACACCACCATATATTCTTAATGAAGTATTCCCCAATCAGAATCCCATTACAGTGTGGGTTTGGCCAAGTTACTTCTCTATCATGGGATATGTACCAGATTTAACATTTCAAGCAATCTATTACGGATTACAGACAGCATTTAGAATTACTGTAACATTAGTTTCGGCTCTCTTATTAGTTGTTTCTACTTCAGTATCTGATTTATTTAAATCATTTACTCAAATTAAGGTACCTTTAGCTATAACATTTTCCCTTATGGTAGGTTTTAGGACAATTCCAACGATTTTTGAACTGTTGGATACATCACTAAAAATGCAAATCCTAAGAGGTCTTGGATATGGTAAGCCTAGAATATTAAGGTCATTTTATTACATTATCGGTGCAGTTATGGCTATTGTACCCACAATGGTTTATCTTTTTAGGGGTGCAAAGAGTTTAGCAATTTCAGCAGATACTAGAGGATTTAGGGCTTATCCAAAAAGAACGCTATTGAAAGAACCGCAAATAACAAAATATGATTATATAATGTTTAGTATAATTATTAGCTTAGTGATTTTAGATATAATAGCTAATATGATTGGATTTGGTAGAAGTATACCATATGTAGGATTATGA